The Nesterenkonia xinjiangensis genome contains a region encoding:
- the nadC gene encoding carboxylating nicotinate-nucleotide diphosphorylase, protein MLSPTQIEKVVRLAFEEDVPAGDLTCWAFVPQDAVAEAALVARQPGVLSGAEVFRTAMTALSPEVDVTLHRHDGARFSSGDRLASVRGPARAVLTAERVALNLVQRMTAVATLTARYVDAVAGTGARITDTRKTTPGLRALERHAVRCGGGHNHRFSLSDAVMAKDNHIGLVEDLSAAVAAARARLPHTTHIEVEVDRIDQIEPALAGGADTVMLDNFSAADLRRGVEIIGGRAVVEASGGVHLDTVGEIAATGVDVISVGALTHGVPAVDLGLDLTTQL, encoded by the coding sequence TTGCTCTCCCCGACCCAGATCGAGAAGGTGGTGCGCCTCGCGTTCGAGGAGGACGTGCCGGCAGGCGACCTGACCTGCTGGGCATTCGTGCCGCAGGACGCCGTCGCCGAGGCCGCCCTGGTGGCCCGTCAGCCCGGGGTACTCAGCGGTGCAGAGGTCTTCCGCACCGCGATGACAGCACTCTCTCCTGAGGTGGACGTGACCCTCCACCGGCACGACGGCGCCCGCTTCAGCTCTGGTGACCGCCTCGCCTCAGTGCGCGGCCCGGCTCGGGCGGTGCTGACCGCGGAACGTGTGGCACTGAACCTGGTGCAGCGGATGACCGCGGTGGCGACCCTGACCGCCCGCTACGTGGACGCCGTCGCCGGCACCGGTGCCCGGATCACCGACACCCGGAAGACCACCCCAGGGCTGCGCGCCCTGGAGCGTCATGCGGTGCGCTGCGGAGGCGGCCACAACCATCGCTTCAGCCTCTCCGACGCCGTGATGGCCAAGGACAACCACATCGGGCTGGTGGAGGACCTCTCCGCCGCCGTCGCCGCAGCCCGAGCCCGCCTGCCGCACACCACCCACATCGAGGTGGAGGTGGACCGGATCGATCAGATCGAACCGGCGCTCGCCGGAGGCGCGGACACGGTCATGCTGGACAACTTCTCCGCTGCGGACCTGCGCCGCGGAGTGGAGATCATCGGCGGACGAGCCGTGGTGGAGGCCTCGGGCGGAGTGCATCTGGACACTGTGGGCGAGATCGCCGCGACCGGCGTCGACGTCATCAGCGTCGGCGCACTGACGCATGGCGTGCCAGCAGTGGATCTCGGTCTTGACCTGACCACGCAGCTCTGA
- a CDS encoding putative sulfate exporter family transporter, whose translation MTTPARRRRRAGLSASSSSAARGSSRGPGAASRLRRLMPGVALALLVATAAHLGGGLLPGVSGLLLAILGGIGLRALGWIPRPFEAGLGFAAKTLLRTSIVLLGLQLVLGDMLALGWEAVVIAVGTVVLTFLGTLLGARALGTPRGESVMLATGTAICGASAVAAAAAAVDRGDGRDRSGRAVDSAAAMAIAVVTFYGTLVMLALPLLAEPLGLDERSAGIWIGAGVHEVGQVVAAGGMVGATALAVAVMVKLARVVLLAPIIVLIGLGERRGARASGETAGPGRRRPPLLPGFILGFLAAAALASLVDLPAGLLDPARTITTLLMTMAMVGIGAGVHLPQLLRRGGPALAVGAFGTVVALGVSLIGVVLLL comes from the coding sequence GTGACCACCCCCGCCCGACGCCGACGCCGTGCCGGCCTCTCGGCCAGCTCCAGCTCCGCCGCCCGCGGTTCCTCGCGAGGCCCGGGCGCGGCTTCGCGCCTGCGCCGGCTGATGCCGGGAGTCGCCCTCGCGCTGCTCGTTGCCACCGCAGCCCATCTCGGCGGCGGGCTGCTTCCCGGGGTCTCCGGACTCCTGCTGGCGATCCTGGGGGGAATCGGTCTGCGTGCCCTGGGCTGGATACCGCGCCCGTTCGAGGCGGGCCTCGGCTTCGCGGCCAAGACTCTGCTGCGCACCAGCATCGTGCTCCTGGGGCTCCAGCTCGTGCTCGGGGACATGCTCGCGCTGGGCTGGGAGGCGGTGGTCATCGCCGTCGGCACCGTGGTGCTGACCTTTCTGGGCACGCTGCTGGGAGCTCGGGCGTTGGGGACTCCGCGCGGGGAGTCGGTCATGCTCGCCACGGGCACCGCCATCTGCGGAGCCTCCGCCGTCGCCGCGGCGGCAGCCGCCGTGGATCGTGGGGATGGGCGCGACCGGTCAGGCAGGGCGGTGGACTCGGCGGCGGCCATGGCGATCGCGGTGGTCACCTTCTACGGCACCCTGGTCATGCTGGCGCTGCCGCTGCTGGCCGAGCCGCTCGGACTGGACGAGCGCTCGGCAGGGATCTGGATCGGTGCAGGAGTTCATGAGGTCGGCCAGGTCGTGGCCGCCGGCGGCATGGTGGGTGCCACTGCGCTCGCGGTCGCCGTGATGGTGAAGCTGGCCCGCGTGGTGCTGCTGGCCCCGATCATCGTGCTCATCGGACTCGGCGAGCGTCGCGGCGCCCGCGCGAGCGGTGAGACTGCGGGGCCGGGGCGGCGCCGTCCTCCGCTGCTGCCGGGCTTCATCCTGGGATTCCTGGCCGCCGCCGCGCTGGCCTCTCTGGTCGATCTGCCGGCTGGCCTGCTCGATCCCGCGCGGACCATCACGACCCTGCTGATGACCATGGCCATGGTGGGGATCGGCGCCGGAGTCCACCTGCCTCAGCTGCTGCGACGAGGCGGGCCGGCCCTGGCCGTGGGAGCGTTCGGCACGGTGGTCGCGCTGGGAGTCTCGCTGATCGGAGTGGTCCTGCTCCTCTGA
- a CDS encoding cysteine desulfurase family protein, whose amino-acid sequence MTQIADPTAQLSADVYLDSAASAPVRRAVLEAMWPHLSGEHANPSSRHEPGMTAGRALEHARTRVAHCLGARPGEVIFTSGGTEADNAAIKGIALASPRGSHVLISALEHPAVSESVAWLGRLGYEVEVLPVDSDGRVEPEELRLRLREDTTLVSVQAASNEVGTVQDIAALATITAEAGAPFHTDAVQAAGTETLDVRGLGVQALTLAGHKLGTPKGVGVLWLRRRTPFEPLIHGGGQQRGRRSGTEDVAGAVGMATALELARQDDVAALRARRDVFIAAVEDRVPGARLLGHRSRRLAGHAAFVLPGRSGEAVLLDLEREGVYCSSGSACAAGSDEPSPALMAMGVSSELAQTAVRFTFGTEVSEADLIRAAEALSRSAGPR is encoded by the coding sequence ATGACACAGATCGCCGACCCCACGGCTCAGCTCTCCGCCGACGTCTACCTCGACTCCGCGGCCTCGGCCCCGGTGCGTCGTGCGGTGCTCGAGGCCATGTGGCCCCATCTGTCGGGTGAGCATGCCAATCCGTCCAGCCGCCACGAGCCCGGCATGACCGCCGGCCGGGCTCTGGAGCACGCTCGGACACGGGTCGCACACTGCCTGGGCGCCCGCCCCGGAGAGGTCATCTTCACCTCCGGCGGCACTGAGGCTGACAATGCGGCGATCAAGGGCATCGCCCTGGCCTCGCCCCGCGGCAGCCATGTGCTCATCTCCGCTCTCGAGCACCCGGCGGTCTCCGAGTCGGTGGCCTGGCTGGGCCGTCTGGGCTATGAGGTCGAGGTCCTGCCGGTCGACTCTGACGGACGAGTGGAGCCCGAGGAGCTTCGCCTCCGCCTGCGGGAGGACACCACGCTGGTCAGCGTGCAGGCCGCCAGCAACGAGGTCGGCACTGTGCAGGACATCGCAGCGCTGGCCACGATCACAGCGGAGGCGGGCGCCCCGTTCCACACCGATGCCGTCCAGGCCGCGGGCACGGAGACATTGGACGTCCGAGGTCTCGGAGTCCAGGCCCTCACTCTGGCCGGGCACAAGCTGGGCACCCCCAAAGGGGTCGGGGTGCTCTGGCTGCGGCGGCGCACGCCCTTCGAACCGCTGATCCACGGCGGGGGTCAGCAGCGCGGCCGCCGTTCCGGGACCGAGGACGTCGCCGGCGCCGTCGGCATGGCCACCGCCCTGGAGCTCGCCCGGCAGGACGACGTCGCCGCGCTTCGAGCCCGGAGGGACGTCTTCATCGCGGCGGTGGAGGACCGCGTGCCCGGCGCTCGACTGCTCGGGCACCGGAGCCGACGGTTGGCCGGTCATGCCGCCTTCGTGCTGCCCGGTCGCAGCGGCGAAGCCGTGCTGCTCGATTTGGAACGAGAAGGTGTCTACTGCTCCTCGGGCTCGGCCTGCGCCGCCGGGTCCGACGAGCCCAGCCCTGCCCTCATGGCGATGGGCGTCTCCTCGGAGCTCGCCCAGACTGCGGTGCGCTTCACCTTCGGCACCGAGGTCAGCGAGGCAGACCTGATCCGCGCCGCGGAGGCGCTGAGCCGCAGCGCGGGTCCGCGATGA
- a CDS encoding APC family permease codes for MSTENPALKRTLGLPYAVLFGLAYMVPLTVFTTYGIVSTITSGHLALAYVITLTAMLVTALSYTRMVRALPVAGSAYTYTQHAFGPNLGFLVGWSLLLDYLFLPMINFMIIGLYLHAAVPALPAWLIILVTIVIVTAMNVLGIKVAAGFNSMLVGIQVIFIVVFVIMSIVTLTAQDAPIDPLAPFANEEFQFAALIAGAAVLCLSFLGFDAVSTLSEETRDPTRTIPRAILICTFSAGLIFIFLSWMGHLVFPDWTAYSSVDTASTDVMARAGGAFLVAFFTAAFISGGAASATASHVSVTRILYTMGRDGAMPGRIFAVLHPRFRTPYLAALVVGAVSLLALVFPLELAAAMISFGALIAFTFVNLSVIKYHAVDRGRHHGGDLIRHVVLPIIGVGLCLWLWTSLAPDAFMVGLGWVGVGVIWLLVITRGLRRPAPTMDLQEAEDSVVRS; via the coding sequence GTGAGCACCGAGAACCCCGCACTGAAGCGGACGCTGGGCCTGCCCTACGCGGTGCTGTTCGGTCTGGCCTACATGGTTCCGCTGACCGTCTTCACCACCTACGGCATCGTCAGCACCATCACCTCCGGGCACCTGGCCTTGGCCTATGTGATCACGCTGACCGCCATGCTGGTCACGGCTCTGAGCTATACCCGGATGGTCCGGGCATTGCCGGTCGCCGGTTCGGCCTACACGTACACCCAGCACGCCTTCGGCCCGAACCTGGGTTTCCTCGTGGGCTGGTCGCTGCTGCTGGACTACCTGTTCCTGCCGATGATCAACTTCATGATCATCGGGCTCTACCTCCATGCGGCGGTGCCCGCGCTGCCCGCGTGGCTGATCATCCTGGTCACGATCGTGATCGTCACCGCGATGAACGTGCTCGGCATCAAGGTCGCCGCCGGATTCAACAGCATGCTGGTGGGGATCCAGGTGATCTTCATCGTGGTCTTTGTGATCATGAGCATCGTGACCCTGACAGCTCAGGACGCTCCCATCGACCCGTTGGCGCCCTTCGCCAACGAGGAGTTCCAGTTCGCCGCGCTGATCGCCGGCGCCGCAGTGCTGTGCCTGTCCTTCCTCGGGTTCGATGCGGTCTCCACCCTCTCGGAGGAGACCCGTGACCCCACTCGGACCATCCCGCGGGCCATCCTGATCTGCACCTTCAGCGCAGGCCTCATCTTCATCTTCCTGTCCTGGATGGGGCACCTGGTGTTCCCGGACTGGACGGCCTACAGCTCGGTGGACACAGCCTCCACCGACGTGATGGCACGCGCCGGTGGGGCCTTCCTGGTGGCCTTCTTCACCGCCGCCTTCATCTCCGGGGGTGCGGCCTCGGCGACGGCGTCGCATGTCTCCGTGACGCGGATCCTCTACACGATGGGCCGTGACGGTGCGATGCCGGGACGGATCTTCGCCGTCCTGCACCCGCGGTTCCGGACCCCCTATCTGGCAGCACTGGTGGTCGGTGCGGTCTCCCTGCTGGCCCTGGTGTTCCCGCTGGAGCTGGCCGCCGCCATGATCAGTTTCGGCGCCTTGATCGCCTTCACCTTCGTGAACCTCAGTGTGATCAAGTACCACGCAGTGGACCGGGGGCGCCATCACGGCGGAGACCTCATCCGCCACGTGGTGCTGCCCATCATCGGAGTCGGACTGTGCCTGTGGCTGTGGACTTCACTGGCCCCTGATGCCTTCATGGTGGGGCTGGGCTGGGTCGGCGTCGGCGTGATCTGGCTGCTGGTCATCACCCGCGGTCTGCGTCGGCCGGCGCCCACGATGGACCTGCAGGAGGCGGAGGACTCCGTCGTGCGGAGTTAG
- a CDS encoding NUDIX hydrolase: MNQHLELAVSTVVFALRPHPDAERPTLWLPLVRRIREPFRGRWALPGGPLEDHHDLAASARETLKATTGLEPRHLEQLYAFGDVDRSPQTDHRVVSIVYWALVRPDEDADAHHGQNVRWFPADETLARHEDGTAPLAFDHGVILRYAVQRLRAKITYSPIAHAFLPEEFPLTRLREVYEAILGRDLDPSNFRRQVLAQGSVESTGRRMTGTHHRPPVLYRSAPNRSRYTLTIEENP, encoded by the coding sequence GTGAACCAGCATCTGGAACTGGCCGTGTCCACCGTGGTGTTCGCCCTGCGGCCGCACCCCGACGCCGAGCGCCCCACTCTGTGGCTCCCCCTGGTGCGCCGCATCCGCGAGCCCTTCCGTGGCCGCTGGGCGCTGCCGGGCGGCCCGCTGGAGGACCACCACGATCTGGCCGCCTCAGCTCGCGAGACCCTGAAGGCCACCACCGGTCTGGAACCGCGCCACCTGGAGCAGCTCTACGCATTCGGCGACGTCGACCGCTCCCCCCAGACCGACCACCGTGTGGTCTCCATCGTCTATTGGGCGCTGGTCCGCCCCGATGAGGACGCGGATGCCCATCACGGGCAGAACGTCCGGTGGTTCCCGGCCGACGAGACTCTGGCCCGACATGAGGACGGCACCGCCCCGCTGGCCTTCGACCACGGGGTGATCCTCCGGTATGCCGTGCAGCGTCTGCGGGCGAAGATCACCTACTCCCCCATCGCCCATGCCTTCCTGCCCGAGGAGTTCCCGCTGACCCGGCTCCGCGAGGTCTACGAGGCGATCCTCGGACGCGACCTGGATCCCTCCAACTTCCGCCGACAGGTGCTGGCCCAGGGTTCCGTGGAGAGCACCGGTCGTCGTATGACCGGCACCCACCACCGCCCGCCGGTGCTGTACCGCTCGGCCCCGAACCGTTCCCGCTACACGCTCACCATCGAGGAGAACCCATGA
- the nadA gene encoding quinolinate synthase NadA produces the protein MSLSVHDRIELKPKDSCSTSLPEGPWEFDAAPGYGPGASQADPTPDRTVRPGQLPQLYRELDDDVHARIRAAKETLGEKLVILGHFYQRDEVVQYADFVGDSFQLANAALTKPEAETIVFCGVHFMAETADILSSAEQRVILPNLAAGCSMADMADEESVEEAWEDIAEVYGFDPEDPQPDAEGKLPVIPVTYMNSSAALKAFCGRHGGIVCTSSNAATVLEWAFARAHRVLFFPDQHLGRNTAKAMGVPLEQMPMWNPRQPLGGNSEQDLLQGKVLLWHGFCSVHRRFTVDQIEQARTQHPGVRVIVHPECPMPVVDAADAAGSTDAIQKFIAASAPGDTIAVGTEINMVNRLAAEYPDRTIFCLDPVICPCSTMYRIHPGYLAWVLDELVAGRVENQIAVESDVAVEAKVALDRMLAAKPR, from the coding sequence ATGAGCCTGTCCGTCCACGACCGCATCGAGCTCAAGCCCAAGGACTCCTGCAGCACCTCGCTGCCGGAGGGCCCGTGGGAGTTCGACGCCGCACCCGGCTACGGTCCGGGCGCCTCCCAGGCCGATCCCACCCCGGACCGCACCGTGCGTCCGGGCCAGCTTCCCCAGCTCTACCGGGAGCTCGACGACGACGTCCACGCCCGCATCCGTGCGGCCAAGGAGACTCTGGGCGAGAAGCTGGTGATCCTGGGCCATTTCTACCAGCGCGATGAGGTCGTCCAGTACGCCGACTTCGTGGGTGACTCCTTCCAGCTCGCCAACGCCGCACTCACCAAGCCGGAGGCTGAGACCATCGTGTTCTGCGGTGTGCATTTCATGGCCGAGACCGCCGACATCCTCTCCTCTGCCGAGCAGCGGGTCATCCTGCCCAACCTGGCCGCCGGCTGCTCGATGGCCGACATGGCCGACGAAGAGTCGGTCGAGGAGGCCTGGGAGGACATCGCCGAGGTCTACGGCTTCGACCCCGAGGATCCTCAGCCCGACGCCGAGGGGAAGCTGCCGGTGATCCCGGTGACCTACATGAACTCCTCCGCGGCCCTGAAGGCCTTCTGCGGCCGCCATGGCGGGATCGTGTGCACCTCGTCCAACGCCGCCACCGTGCTGGAATGGGCCTTCGCACGCGCCCATCGGGTGCTGTTCTTCCCCGATCAGCATCTGGGTCGCAACACTGCCAAGGCCATGGGAGTGCCGCTGGAGCAGATGCCGATGTGGAACCCCCGCCAGCCGCTGGGCGGCAACAGCGAGCAGGATCTGCTGCAGGGCAAGGTGCTGCTGTGGCATGGGTTCTGCTCCGTGCACCGCCGCTTCACCGTGGACCAGATCGAGCAGGCCCGCACCCAGCACCCAGGGGTCAGGGTCATCGTCCACCCCGAGTGCCCGATGCCGGTGGTCGACGCCGCCGACGCCGCAGGCTCCACCGATGCGATCCAGAAGTTCATCGCCGCCTCCGCCCCCGGCGACACCATCGCCGTGGGCACGGAGATCAACATGGTGAACCGCCTGGCCGCGGAGTATCCGGACCGCACGATCTTCTGCCTGGACCCGGTGATCTGCCCCTGCTCGACGATGTACCGCATCCACCCCGGATACCTCGCCTGGGTGCTGGACGAGCTCGTCGCCGGCCGCGTGGAGAACCAGATCGCGGTCGAGAGCGACGTCGCCGTCGAGGCCAAGGTCGCCCTGGACCGCATGCTCGCCGCGAAGCCGAGGTGA
- a CDS encoding MFS transporter, protein MSASAPRLAPRVVVSFIGTLVLAYLAANLVPVLIGALVNDLGFTVAHAGNLVTLMSLGTATGLFAANRFVARGDRATVARTGLTGMVIGFGSAAAVLTPSVVQVGVIIGGISCGVVMAAGIASTAVTMNPDKTTTMVTIVNRAGAALLLAVVPLLGNDLQHLLTVLALLGAAGLFAAGGLPNLPVQEKPTGRLLPFTPAAILLAAVFGLWSLSEDMVYAMLEILAVQNVGLSPGQSSVVISLQIIGGLTGAVVAPLVLARIGRSLSIFGILVLSSTAKFLIVSSTAAPVFLAANVAWGLAYGAALVLVLGLAARMDVSGRVGVLVSTIYIIGIALGPAVGGILVTYTSPLMFATMVSAVSVVAGLVLLMISRRSGVPERGGDRLRVHDVAAGDPLATFPQGQAATSTSGAADRMSR, encoded by the coding sequence ATGTCTGCATCCGCGCCCCGGCTGGCTCCCCGAGTGGTCGTGTCGTTCATCGGCACCCTTGTCCTGGCCTACCTGGCCGCCAACCTCGTGCCAGTCCTGATCGGTGCGCTGGTGAACGACCTGGGCTTCACAGTGGCTCATGCGGGCAATCTCGTGACCCTGATGTCCCTGGGCACGGCCACCGGGCTCTTCGCCGCCAACAGGTTCGTCGCCCGCGGAGACCGCGCCACGGTCGCGCGCACAGGGCTGACAGGCATGGTGATCGGCTTCGGCAGCGCGGCGGCGGTGCTGACACCCTCCGTGGTGCAGGTCGGTGTCATCATCGGCGGCATCAGCTGCGGGGTGGTGATGGCGGCCGGCATCGCGTCCACTGCCGTCACGATGAACCCGGACAAGACCACCACTATGGTCACGATCGTCAATCGCGCGGGCGCGGCCCTGCTGCTGGCCGTCGTTCCTCTGCTGGGCAACGACCTGCAGCACCTGCTGACCGTGCTCGCACTGCTGGGGGCGGCGGGCCTGTTCGCCGCCGGAGGCCTGCCGAACCTGCCCGTCCAGGAGAAGCCCACCGGCAGGCTCCTGCCCTTCACCCCCGCCGCGATCCTGCTGGCCGCGGTCTTCGGCCTCTGGTCGCTCTCCGAAGACATGGTCTACGCCATGCTCGAGATCCTCGCCGTCCAGAACGTGGGGCTGTCGCCGGGGCAGTCCTCCGTGGTGATCTCCCTGCAGATCATCGGTGGCCTCACCGGCGCCGTCGTCGCGCCGCTGGTGCTGGCGCGGATCGGACGTTCCCTGTCGATCTTCGGCATCCTGGTCCTCAGCAGCACGGCGAAGTTCCTCATCGTCTCCTCCACCGCCGCGCCAGTCTTCCTCGCCGCCAACGTCGCCTGGGGGCTGGCCTACGGCGCGGCCCTGGTGCTGGTCCTGGGGCTGGCCGCTCGCATGGACGTCTCGGGGCGAGTCGGAGTGCTCGTCTCCACCATCTACATCATCGGCATCGCGCTGGGTCCTGCCGTGGGCGGGATCCTGGTGACCTACACGTCACCTCTGATGTTCGCCACCATGGTCTCGGCAGTCAGCGTGGTCGCAGGTCTGGTGCTGCTGATGATCTCTCGGCGCAGCGGCGTGCCGGAGCGGGGAGGGGACCGGCTCCGCGTTCACGACGTCGCCGCCGGCGACCCTCTGGCCACCTTCCCGCAGGGACAGGCCGCGACCTCGACGTCCGGCGCCGCGGACCGGATGAGTCGTTGA
- a CDS encoding amidohydrolase, translated as MTDLIIHSATIRTMTGDTGGEAVAETAVAVSGGVITALGCDAEILALAAGDTEIIDARGATLTPGLIDSHCHPVLGCESTVGVDFGGMTSLETIREAIAEEARRLPADAWILGWNLDYKAFEEAGIRGDHFDAVTGGRPLAVRFFDMHTGLANSVALARAGVDGTEQFSDASEVVVEEDGTPTGELREIPAYTLVFDAVPQGPPEELARKVQAKLAEMAATGVTTATIMDGTRATLSTLDALEALPGGLPVRLQVALWHHPGDDDTALAERIALFGVEGERYRVAMIKMFIDGVIDSGTAWLHQPDTAGDSAHPFWPSLDRYREVAAAYHQAGFQLATHSCGDAGVDHVTQVYRELGQGDPAAAPHRIEHLETMTDRDVEQLVDAGVVASMQPLHMQWREAGGADPWAVRLGPERAARAWRIKDVLDAGGRIALGSDWPVATSDARIGLAWARLRRHPGRPEAPAFEADQRLTGLQALLGYTRWAAEALGRRDLGTIAPGGQADLALWSADPVDVDPDDLCETPVLLTTVAGTVVHREREIAL; from the coding sequence ATGACCGATCTGATCATCCATTCCGCCACGATCCGCACGATGACCGGTGACACGGGAGGTGAAGCCGTGGCGGAGACCGCCGTCGCCGTCTCCGGAGGTGTGATCACGGCGCTGGGGTGTGACGCCGAGATTCTTGCCCTCGCCGCCGGCGACACCGAGATCATCGATGCCCGCGGAGCGACCCTGACACCGGGGCTCATCGACTCCCACTGTCACCCGGTGCTGGGCTGCGAATCGACGGTGGGCGTCGACTTCGGCGGCATGACCAGCCTGGAGACGATCCGTGAGGCCATCGCTGAGGAAGCGCGCCGGCTGCCTGCCGACGCCTGGATCCTGGGGTGGAACCTCGACTACAAGGCTTTCGAGGAGGCCGGGATCCGCGGAGACCACTTCGACGCGGTCACGGGAGGCCGCCCCCTGGCGGTGCGCTTCTTCGACATGCACACCGGACTCGCCAACAGCGTCGCCCTGGCTCGCGCGGGTGTCGACGGCACCGAGCAGTTCTCGGATGCCAGCGAGGTCGTCGTCGAGGAGGACGGCACCCCCACCGGTGAACTCCGGGAGATCCCCGCCTACACGCTGGTGTTCGACGCCGTCCCCCAGGGGCCTCCGGAGGAGCTGGCCCGCAAGGTCCAGGCCAAGCTGGCCGAGATGGCCGCCACCGGAGTGACCACAGCGACGATCATGGACGGCACCCGGGCCACTCTGTCGACCCTCGATGCCTTGGAGGCCCTGCCCGGAGGTCTGCCGGTGCGCCTGCAGGTGGCGCTGTGGCATCACCCGGGCGACGACGACACGGCCCTCGCCGAGAGGATCGCGCTGTTCGGCGTCGAGGGTGAGCGGTACCGGGTCGCCATGATCAAGATGTTCATCGACGGTGTCATCGACAGCGGCACAGCCTGGTTGCATCAGCCCGACACGGCGGGGGATTCGGCCCACCCCTTCTGGCCCTCGCTGGACCGGTACCGTGAGGTCGCGGCCGCTTATCATCAGGCCGGCTTCCAGCTCGCCACCCATTCCTGCGGCGACGCAGGAGTGGACCACGTGACGCAGGTGTACCGGGAGCTGGGACAGGGTGACCCCGCGGCCGCACCACACCGCATCGAGCACCTGGAGACGATGACCGACCGCGACGTGGAGCAGCTGGTCGACGCAGGGGTCGTAGCCTCCATGCAGCCGCTGCACATGCAGTGGCGAGAGGCGGGGGGAGCCGACCCGTGGGCCGTCCGGCTCGGGCCGGAACGCGCTGCCCGCGCCTGGCGCATCAAGGACGTGCTGGACGCCGGCGGGCGGATCGCGCTGGGCTCGGACTGGCCGGTGGCCACCAGCGACGCACGCATCGGCCTTGCCTGGGCCCGCCTGCGCCGACACCCCGGAAGACCCGAGGCGCCGGCCTTCGAAGCCGACCAGCGGCTGACCGGGCTGCAGGCTCTGCTCGGCTACACGCGGTGGGCCGCGGAAGCCCTGGGTCGCCGTGACCTGGGCACCATCGCCCCCGGCGGCCAGGCTGACCTGGCGCTGTGGTCAGCGGATCCCGTCGACGTCGACCCCGATGACCTGTGCGAGACCCCTGTGCTCCTGACCACCGTGGCAGGAACCGTCGTCCACCGTGAGAGAGAGATCGCCCTGTGA
- a CDS encoding antibiotic biosynthesis monooxygenase family protein codes for MSVIKINAITVPEESGEELGHRFAARHGSMEGTPGFEGFELLQPTDGRHVWLVVTRWASEEDFENWRSSAHFRRSHAQGGDADSSDEGEQARPAVGMSSELWTYQISVTG; via the coding sequence ATGAGCGTCATCAAGATCAACGCGATCACCGTGCCCGAGGAGTCCGGCGAGGAGCTCGGTCACCGTTTTGCCGCCCGCCACGGGTCCATGGAGGGCACTCCCGGATTCGAAGGCTTCGAGCTGCTCCAGCCGACCGACGGTCGACACGTGTGGCTCGTGGTCACTCGGTGGGCCTCTGAGGAGGACTTCGAGAATTGGCGGAGCTCCGCGCACTTCCGGCGCTCCCATGCCCAGGGCGGCGACGCTGACTCCAGCGATGAAGGCGAGCAGGCGCGTCCGGCGGTGGGCATGTCCTCTGAGCTGTGGACCTATCAGATTTCGGTCACCGGCTGA
- a CDS encoding Rv2578c family radical SAM protein: MRWQGQKVDDDGGALLPMKGLLRTVRTPEFEGVTFHEIASRSALNRVPAGSNMPFGWTINPTRGCLHRCVYCFARKTHEYLDFDSGEDFDTQIVVKTNVVEVLRAELARPSWGRDHVALGTNSDPYMRAEGRYRLMPGIIRALAESGTPFSILTKGPLLKRDLPLLTEAAQHVPVSVAVSLAMVDPQLQQRVEPGTPDPRARLNLIRSVVDAGLECTVLAMPILPWLSDTEEHLDALHRALAEAGAVDVTTGALHLRPGAREWYMQWLAREYPELVARYRRIYRGGSYASSEYRKWLGVRAKEARRRHGFERRQDPMWRERTVPDLPAADPGPHQPALF, translated from the coding sequence ATGCGATGGCAGGGTCAGAAGGTCGACGACGACGGCGGCGCGCTGCTGCCGATGAAGGGCCTGCTGCGCACGGTGCGCACCCCGGAGTTCGAGGGTGTGACCTTCCACGAGATCGCCAGCCGTTCGGCACTGAACCGCGTGCCGGCCGGTTCGAACATGCCGTTCGGCTGGACGATCAACCCCACACGTGGATGCCTGCATCGCTGCGTCTACTGCTTCGCGCGGAAGACCCACGAGTACCTGGACTTCGACTCCGGGGAGGACTTCGACACTCAGATCGTGGTGAAGACCAACGTCGTGGAGGTCCTGCGGGCCGAGCTGGCCAGGCCCAGCTGGGGGCGTGACCATGTGGCGTTGGGAACGAACTCGGATCCATACATGCGCGCCGAGGGTCGTTACCGGCTCATGCCGGGGATCATCCGCGCCCTGGCCGAATCCGGCACGCCGTTCTCCATCCTCACCAAGGGGCCGCTGCTGAAGCGGGATCTGCCGCTGCTGACGGAGGCTGCTCAGCACGTTCCCGTGTCCGTGGCCGTCTCGCTGGCCATGGTGGACCCGCAGCTGCAGCAACGGGTGGAGCCGGGCACTCCGGATCCGCGGGCGCGGCTCAACCTGATCCGGTCCGTCGTGGACGCCGGCCTGGAGTGCACCGTGCTGGCGATGCCGATCCTGCCGTGGCTCTCAGACACCGAGGAGCACCTCGATGCCCTCCACCGTGCTTTGGCGGAGGCGGGGGCGGTGGACGTCACCACGGGAGCTCTGCACCTGCGGCCCGGGGCTCGCGAGTGGTACATGCAGTGGCTCGCCCGAGAGTACCCCGAGCTGGTCGCACGCTATCGGCGGATTTACCGAGGCGGATCCTATGCTTCCAGCGAGTACCGGAAATGGCTGGGGGTCCGAGCCAAGGAGGCACGGCGCCGGCACGGGTTCGAACGGCGACAGGATCCGATGTGGCGCGAGCGCACGGTGCCGGACCTGCCCGCCGCGGACCCGGGTCCCCATCAGCCTGCGCTGTTCTGA